One genomic region from Sulfuriflexus mobilis encodes:
- a CDS encoding ArsR/SmtB family transcription factor: MVSGHFKQDLFAQFARVGKALSNGNRLELLEFLAQGERSVESLAKVAGLSVANTSQHLQQLRQSGLVNSRKQGLKVYYRLSGDDVIGLLDALRAVAGRHLAEVEHMVTSYLTVKDSLEPIPREELLRRAREGLVTVIDVRPPEEYASGHVTGAVNVPLAELESHLGEFAAGQEIVAYCRGPHCVLAFDAVARLREKGLQARRLEDGYPEWKMAGLPVEKPETTK, from the coding sequence ATGGTATCAGGCCATTTCAAACAAGACCTTTTTGCCCAATTTGCCCGCGTCGGCAAGGCCCTATCTAATGGTAACAGACTGGAATTATTAGAGTTTTTGGCACAGGGCGAACGCAGTGTTGAGTCCCTGGCCAAGGTCGCCGGCCTGAGCGTGGCAAACACCTCGCAACACCTGCAGCAACTTCGCCAGTCTGGTCTGGTGAATAGCCGCAAACAGGGCCTGAAGGTCTATTACCGGCTCAGCGGCGATGATGTCATCGGCCTGCTCGATGCCCTGCGTGCCGTGGCCGGGCGCCACCTGGCTGAGGTCGAGCACATGGTGACGAGTTACCTCACAGTCAAGGACAGCCTCGAACCCATCCCGCGGGAGGAACTCCTGCGTCGCGCACGTGAGGGTCTGGTGACGGTGATTGATGTCCGCCCTCCCGAGGAATATGCCTCGGGACACGTGACGGGGGCCGTGAATGTGCCGCTCGCGGAACTGGAGTCACACCTCGGAGAATTTGCAGCGGGACAGGAGATCGTTGCCTATTGTCGTGGTCCGCATTGTGTCCTGGCCTTTGATGCCGTGGCCCGGCTGCGCGAGAAGGGCCTGCAGGCACGACGCCTGGAGGATGGATACCCGGAATGGAAAATGGCCGGCCTGCCCGTAGAAAAACCGGAAACAACAAAATAA
- the msrB gene encoding peptide-methionine (R)-S-oxide reductase MsrB: MNDDTSKLSKQEWRQRLSDEQFYVCREKGTERAFTGEYHDCKEKGIYRCVCCGEPLFDSEAKFNSGTGWPSFWQPLDNQAVESDIDASHGMHREEVHCRKCGSHLGHVFPDGPQPTGLRYCINSVSLLLDKK; the protein is encoded by the coding sequence ATGAATGATGATACAAGCAAGTTATCGAAACAGGAATGGCGTCAGCGACTGAGCGATGAGCAGTTCTATGTCTGTCGCGAGAAGGGCACCGAACGTGCCTTTACGGGGGAATACCATGACTGCAAGGAAAAAGGCATTTACCGCTGTGTCTGTTGCGGGGAACCGCTTTTTGATTCGGAGGCAAAATTTAACTCCGGCACAGGCTGGCCGAGTTTCTGGCAGCCACTGGATAACCAGGCAGTAGAGTCAGATATAGATGCCAGTCACGGCATGCACCGTGAAGAAGTACATTGCAGAAAATGCGGTTCTCACCTGGGGCATGTTTTCCCGGATGGTCCGCAACCAACCGGATTGCGTTATTGTATTAACTCGGTTTCATTATTATTGGATAAGAAATAA
- a CDS encoding PilZ domain-containing protein encodes MVDSNDGRDFRRMDIDCEVVVRRITEDVIIHARATNLSATGLMFSCATALNLDEELEIRINPGQEGLTPPLHAMARVVRVEGDEASSGFAIGCVITEMVD; translated from the coding sequence ATGGTCGACTCTAATGATGGTCGTGATTTTCGACGGATGGACATCGATTGTGAGGTAGTGGTTCGCCGTATTACCGAGGACGTCATTATCCATGCCCGTGCCACCAATCTCAGTGCCACGGGTCTGATGTTTAGCTGTGCGACCGCACTGAATCTCGACGAAGAGCTGGAGATCAGGATTAATCCGGGTCAGGAAGGTCTTACCCCACCGCTGCATGCCATGGCGCGAGTAGTGCGTGTGGAGGGAGACGAGGCAAGCAGTGGGTTTGCTATCGGTTGTGTGATCACCGAGATGGTCGACTAG
- a CDS encoding VTT domain-containing protein, with the protein MKNNITRWSLLLVVIAGISLAVIYRDQLDASVLEQWVQRAGTAGPLVFMLIYAIGTVFFLPGSVLTLAGGALFGPVWGTLYNLTGATLGATLAFIVARYLTSGWVEKKTAGRLKQLKDGVEGEGWRFVAFVRLVPLFPFNLLNYALGLTRIKLSHYVIASYLCMLPGAIAYTYLGYALKEAVGGEADIQEMIQIGIFASALLAIVAYLPRIIAHLRRGPTLQVVDLKQKIDQGEDLLILDVRTPAEFIGEQGHIASAKNIPLEALAGRMDELAEYLEHTVAIVCRTDRRSAKAAQLLARKGYADVHVVRNGMTAWNKADYSVER; encoded by the coding sequence ATGAAAAATAATATAACCCGCTGGTCGTTATTGCTGGTAGTGATTGCCGGCATCAGTCTGGCGGTGATTTACCGAGATCAACTGGATGCCTCGGTACTCGAACAGTGGGTACAGCGTGCAGGGACAGCCGGCCCGCTTGTCTTTATGCTGATCTATGCCATTGGTACGGTATTCTTTTTGCCCGGTTCTGTCCTGACCCTCGCCGGTGGCGCCTTGTTCGGGCCGGTATGGGGAACGCTGTATAACCTGACCGGTGCAACCCTGGGCGCGACGTTGGCATTTATTGTCGCCCGCTACCTGACCTCGGGCTGGGTTGAGAAAAAGACTGCTGGTCGTCTGAAACAACTTAAAGATGGGGTTGAGGGAGAGGGCTGGCGTTTTGTCGCCTTTGTTCGATTAGTGCCTTTATTTCCATTTAATCTGCTCAACTATGCGTTGGGGCTGACGCGTATCAAACTTTCGCATTATGTTATTGCCTCGTACCTGTGCATGTTGCCGGGGGCGATTGCCTATACCTATCTGGGTTACGCGCTTAAGGAGGCCGTCGGTGGGGAAGCGGATATACAGGAAATGATTCAGATAGGTATTTTTGCCAGTGCCTTGCTTGCGATAGTTGCATACCTGCCGCGTATCATTGCCCATTTACGTCGTGGCCCGACTTTGCAAGTGGTCGACCTTAAGCAGAAAATTGATCAAGGTGAAGATTTACTGATTCTGGATGTGCGAACACCGGCTGAATTTATCGGCGAGCAGGGGCATATCGCCAGCGCGAAAAATATTCCACTGGAGGCATTAGCCGGCCGGATGGATGAGTTGGCAGAATATCTGGAGCATACGGTGGCGATTGTTTGTCGCACTGATCGTCGTTCAGCCAAGGCTGCACAGTTACTTGCCCGTAAGGGGTATGCCGATGTACATGTCGTGCGTAACGGCATGACGGCCTGGAACAAGGCTGATTATAGTGTAGAACGATAA
- a CDS encoding cyclic nucleotide-binding domain-containing protein, translating into MPNVNIILDSMHRAMRKNPIFGDLLSLQDREYLLKRGTIRVVGAGEVLCRQYQRDRNVFMLINGVVEVTEEIHNKQVSLGKLCSGEVFGEIAALFMMPRIATVTVIRDSVVLEIPGEVLEELIEQVPVLRDAVFERYHKRSIQTALKSVSIFNSLTDEAFDDMCKVASLVTAPKGECLIREGELGDALFIINYGVARVFTTDDDTELNLALLRPGDYFGEWSLLTGAPRAASIAAVTQMELVRLGCEEFLEFIRKFPDIRESIDLVAHERKSRTEHARTRPESENDVQTILNDIENILVAEHEV; encoded by the coding sequence ATGCCAAACGTGAATATCATTCTTGATTCTATGCATCGGGCAATGCGAAAAAACCCGATTTTCGGCGATCTATTGTCCCTGCAAGATCGAGAATACCTGCTAAAACGTGGCACGATACGTGTTGTCGGGGCCGGTGAGGTGCTTTGTCGCCAATATCAGCGTGACAGGAATGTGTTTATGTTGATCAATGGCGTGGTCGAAGTGACCGAGGAGATCCACAACAAGCAGGTTTCTCTGGGCAAGCTCTGTTCAGGAGAGGTATTTGGGGAAATCGCCGCATTGTTTATGATGCCGCGTATCGCCACGGTCACGGTGATCAGGGATTCCGTCGTACTCGAGATACCGGGGGAGGTGCTGGAGGAATTAATCGAACAGGTGCCAGTGCTTCGTGATGCCGTGTTTGAGCGTTATCATAAACGTAGTATCCAGACGGCCCTGAAGTCAGTGAGTATTTTTAATTCACTCACGGATGAAGCCTTTGATGACATGTGCAAGGTGGCTTCACTGGTGACGGCGCCTAAAGGTGAGTGTTTGATTCGGGAAGGCGAGCTCGGCGATGCCCTGTTTATTATCAATTATGGTGTGGCCCGGGTCTTTACTACCGATGATGATACTGAATTAAATCTTGCCTTGTTGCGTCCGGGTGATTATTTTGGTGAATGGTCGCTGTTAACCGGGGCACCTCGGGCCGCATCAATTGCTGCAGTGACGCAAATGGAACTGGTTCGTCTGGGCTGTGAGGAATTTCTGGAATTTATTCGCAAGTTTCCGGATATTCGCGAGAGTATAGACCTGGTGGCGCATGAGAGAAAATCGCGCACCGAACACGCACGCACACGACCGGAATCAGAGAATGATGTGCAGACAATATTGAATGATATTGAAAATATCCTCGTTGCGGAGCATGAGGTTTGA
- a CDS encoding dienelactone hydrolase family protein encodes MKNIIWLAAVLCLLSAFVQAEVKTQEVTYKDNGTELKGYLAYDDAVQGKRPGILVVHEWWGHNAYARKRARMLAKLGYTALAVDMYGDGKTADHPEDAGKFAKAVGGNLPLAKARFLAALNLLTAHETVAKDKTAAIGYCFGGGMVLQMARQGIDLDGVVSFHGSVATSIPAEKGKVKARVLVYNGADDPFVTAEQITAFKQEMANAGVDYEFVSLAGAKHSFTNPDADSFAKKFNMPLAYNKNADEQSWQGMQVFFNKIFK; translated from the coding sequence ATGAAAAACATAATATGGCTTGCCGCCGTTCTCTGTCTGCTATCTGCATTCGTGCAGGCCGAGGTGAAAACGCAAGAGGTTACATACAAGGATAATGGCACTGAGTTGAAGGGTTATCTGGCCTATGATGATGCCGTGCAGGGCAAACGCCCGGGCATTCTCGTTGTGCATGAATGGTGGGGACATAATGCCTATGCACGCAAGCGCGCCCGTATGCTGGCTAAACTCGGTTATACCGCGCTGGCCGTAGATATGTATGGCGATGGCAAAACCGCTGATCACCCCGAGGATGCCGGTAAATTTGCCAAGGCCGTAGGTGGCAACCTGCCCCTCGCCAAGGCGCGGTTCCTTGCCGCATTAAACCTGCTGACGGCCCATGAGACGGTAGCCAAGGACAAGACCGCGGCCATCGGTTACTGCTTCGGCGGTGGCATGGTATTGCAGATGGCACGACAGGGCATTGACCTGGATGGTGTGGTCAGTTTTCATGGCAGCGTGGCCACATCAATCCCAGCCGAAAAGGGTAAGGTTAAGGCCCGGGTGCTGGTCTATAACGGTGCTGATGACCCATTTGTGACGGCAGAACAGATCACGGCCTTTAAACAGGAAATGGCCAATGCCGGTGTGGATTATGAATTTGTGAGCCTGGCCGGGGCCAAGCACAGTTTTACCAACCCGGATGCAGATAGTTTTGCAAAGAAATTCAATATGCCGCTGGCCTATAATAAAAACGCCGACGAACAGTCCTGGCAGGGCATGCAGGTGTTCTTCAACAAGATATTTAAATAG
- the ppc gene encoding phosphoenolpyruvate carboxylase — MATQISDKQLRSRVKLLGRLLGNVLHEQAGEGVFRAVETLRKGYVSLRKKDDAARARRLKRIIEGLDPELATHVVRAFSTYFSLVNIAEEAYQHRQRRQQVRTGETLWEGSYDHTLQEFHDQGISAEQLQALLGKLNYMPVFTAHPTEAKRRTILETLRRIFVTSEQLNDPRLGKNEREEITIDIAAQIQVLWKTDEVRVHKPKVRDEIRNGQYYFRESLFEAVPLSYRYLEKAIHKVYGDEAKNITIPTIIRFGSWIGGDRDGNPFVKPKTTVEALRMQKREMLLEYLNRIARLGHKLTHSDQLCEPSTAIRKSLECDDDICRSAFADNPNRFSHEPYRHKLHLMHYRLELSLRTVKNQLAGNDRERYEGRYLTEDEFLTDLRIIHESLCSHGDANIANKDLLDLIRLVETFGFFLAHLDIRQESTRHTEAVTEILQASGIDYAALDETARMEKLTELLGNANQIELNKSGYTEPTSETVEVFEVMAQMHQEVSKHAFGSYVISMTHAASHIMEVMFLGSLCGLAGKKNNEWFCDISISPLFETVEDLKHIDPVMRALFSNASYAALLKVAGNRQEIMLGYSDSCKDGGILASGWNLYQAQRQITELAREYHIDLRLFHGRGGTIGRGGGPTHHAILSQPVDTVHGEIKFTEQGEVLSYKYSNVETASYELGMGVTGLMKASRSLIVPPQDYETEYLEIMNELTQVGEDYYRELINRTEGFLDYFYEATPVSEIGLLNIGSRPSHRKKADRSMSSIRAIPWVFGWAQSRHTLPAWYGIGTALSKWHNNDPQRIEKLQSMYKEWPFFRALLSNSQMALYKGDMAIAREYADLCKDSTVAERLHSKISDEYMRTREQVLKVSGCDYLMEETPALAFSLERRNPYLDPLNHIQTTLLHRLRDEHVSDDERDIWRNPLLRTINAIAQGMRNTG; from the coding sequence ATGGCAACCCAGATTAGTGATAAACAGCTCCGTAGTCGAGTCAAATTACTCGGTCGATTGCTCGGCAATGTACTCCACGAACAGGCCGGCGAAGGCGTCTTCAGGGCCGTTGAAACCCTGCGCAAGGGCTATGTCAGCCTGCGCAAAAAGGATGATGCCGCCAGGGCCCGCCGTCTGAAAAGGATCATCGAGGGGCTCGACCCGGAACTGGCCACCCACGTCGTGCGTGCCTTTAGTACCTATTTCAGCCTGGTGAATATTGCCGAAGAGGCCTACCAGCACCGCCAGCGCCGCCAGCAGGTCCGCACCGGCGAAACCCTCTGGGAAGGGTCTTATGACCACACTCTGCAGGAATTCCATGACCAGGGCATCAGTGCCGAGCAACTGCAGGCCCTGCTCGGCAAACTCAACTATATGCCGGTATTTACGGCCCACCCGACTGAGGCCAAACGTCGCACCATACTCGAGACCTTGCGGCGTATCTTCGTCACCAGCGAACAGTTGAATGACCCGCGTCTCGGCAAAAACGAACGCGAGGAGATTACCATCGATATTGCGGCACAGATCCAGGTATTGTGGAAAACCGATGAGGTTCGTGTCCACAAACCCAAGGTCCGTGATGAAATCCGCAACGGCCAGTACTATTTCCGTGAATCCCTGTTCGAAGCCGTGCCGCTCAGCTACCGTTATCTGGAAAAGGCCATCCACAAGGTCTATGGTGATGAAGCCAAGAACATTACTATCCCGACCATTATCCGTTTCGGTTCATGGATTGGCGGCGACCGTGACGGTAACCCCTTTGTAAAACCAAAGACGACGGTGGAAGCCCTGCGCATGCAAAAGCGCGAGATGCTGCTGGAATACCTGAACCGTATTGCCAGATTGGGTCATAAACTCACCCATTCAGACCAACTCTGTGAACCCAGCACCGCGATCCGCAAAAGCCTGGAATGCGATGATGATATTTGCCGCAGCGCCTTTGCCGATAACCCCAATCGTTTCAGCCATGAACCCTATCGTCATAAACTTCACCTCATGCACTACCGCCTTGAGTTGTCACTGCGCACAGTCAAGAATCAACTTGCTGGCAATGACCGTGAACGTTATGAAGGCCGCTACCTCACTGAGGATGAGTTTCTTACCGATCTGCGCATTATCCATGAATCATTATGCAGCCATGGTGATGCAAATATAGCCAACAAGGACCTGCTCGACCTGATACGCCTGGTGGAAACTTTCGGCTTTTTCCTTGCCCACCTTGATATTCGACAGGAATCCACCCGTCATACCGAGGCCGTTACCGAAATCCTGCAGGCCAGCGGTATTGACTATGCTGCGCTGGATGAAACGGCTCGAATGGAAAAACTTACCGAATTGCTCGGTAACGCTAATCAAATAGAACTCAACAAGTCTGGTTACACTGAACCAACTTCTGAGACGGTTGAAGTATTTGAAGTCATGGCACAGATGCATCAGGAAGTCAGCAAACATGCCTTTGGCAGTTATGTGATCTCCATGACGCATGCCGCCAGTCACATCATGGAAGTGATGTTCCTTGGCTCACTCTGCGGCCTGGCAGGTAAGAAAAATAATGAATGGTTCTGTGATATCTCTATAAGCCCGTTGTTTGAAACTGTTGAAGACCTGAAGCACATCGACCCGGTCATGCGCGCCCTCTTCAGTAATGCCAGCTACGCCGCCCTGCTCAAGGTAGCCGGTAACCGTCAAGAAATCATGCTCGGCTACTCTGACTCCTGTAAGGATGGGGGTATCCTCGCCTCTGGTTGGAACCTGTACCAGGCCCAGCGTCAAATTACCGAATTGGCCCGCGAATACCACATCGACCTGCGCCTGTTTCATGGCCGCGGTGGTACCATCGGCCGCGGTGGCGGTCCAACCCACCATGCGATCCTCTCGCAGCCGGTGGATACTGTGCATGGTGAAATCAAGTTCACTGAGCAAGGTGAAGTGCTGTCCTACAAATACAGTAATGTTGAAACCGCCAGTTATGAACTCGGCATGGGTGTTACCGGCCTGATGAAGGCCAGCCGTAGCCTGATCGTGCCACCGCAAGACTACGAGACCGAATACCTCGAGATCATGAACGAACTGACCCAGGTCGGTGAAGATTATTACCGTGAACTGATTAACCGCACCGAGGGTTTTCTCGATTACTTCTACGAGGCGACACCGGTTTCAGAAATCGGCCTGCTTAATATCGGTTCACGCCCTTCGCATAGAAAGAAGGCCGACCGTTCCATGTCTTCGATCCGTGCGATCCCATGGGTGTTTGGTTGGGCGCAGTCCCGTCACACACTGCCGGCCTGGTATGGAATCGGTACCGCCTTGAGCAAATGGCATAACAATGACCCACAGCGCATTGAGAAGTTACAAAGCATGTACAAGGAATGGCCCTTCTTCCGCGCCCTGCTAAGTAACTCGCAAATGGCTCTTTATAAGGGCGATATGGCCATTGCACGCGAATATGCAGATCTCTGTAAAGACAGCACAGTTGCCGAACGCCTGCATAGCAAGATCAGCGACGAATATATGCGTACACGTGAACAGGTGCTGAAGGTTTCCGGTTGTGACTACCTCATGGAAGAAACCCCGGCACTGGCCTTCTCGCTTGAACGTCGTAACCCTTACCTGGACCCGCTTAATCACATCCAGACTACACTACTACATCGTCTGCGTGATGAGCATGTCAGTGATGATGAACGTGACATCTGGCGTAACCCACTGCTGCGTACGATCAATGCCATTGCACAGGGTATGCGCAATACTGGCTAA
- the panC gene encoding pantoate--beta-alanine ligase, with the protein MKQFQDINALHEQLQAWRARGERIALVPTMGNLHEGHLCLVDEARRHAQRCLVSIFVNPTQFGPGEDLAAYPRTPEEDCALLESRGADAVFLPTVEVMYPQGEAISTGIAVPEELANILCGASRPGHFNGVATVVAKLFNLVQPEVAVFGEKDYQQLLVIRRLVADLNMPVTIIGLPTVREAGGLAMSSRNRYLDAGQRQQAGQLYASLEACCARLQAGDRDIARLEEQAVVALQEAGFEPDYVSVRRAADLGLPGSADRDLVILAAAGMGQARLIDNLRCRR; encoded by the coding sequence ATGAAACAATTCCAGGATATAAATGCCTTGCACGAACAATTGCAGGCCTGGCGCGCCAGGGGTGAACGCATCGCGCTGGTGCCGACGATGGGCAACCTGCATGAGGGCCATTTGTGCCTGGTTGATGAAGCCAGGCGCCATGCGCAGCGTTGTCTGGTGAGTATCTTTGTCAACCCGACCCAGTTTGGCCCGGGTGAGGACCTTGCCGCCTACCCGCGCACACCGGAGGAAGATTGCGCCTTGCTCGAAAGCCGCGGCGCCGATGCAGTATTCCTGCCGACAGTGGAGGTGATGTACCCGCAAGGCGAGGCCATCAGCACCGGTATCGCCGTCCCGGAGGAACTCGCGAATATCCTCTGTGGCGCCTCGCGGCCGGGGCACTTTAATGGTGTCGCCACCGTGGTGGCGAAACTGTTTAATCTCGTGCAGCCTGAGGTGGCCGTGTTTGGCGAAAAGGATTACCAGCAGTTGCTGGTCATTCGTCGTCTGGTGGCAGATCTGAATATGCCGGTGACGATCATCGGTCTGCCTACTGTCCGCGAGGCGGGTGGCCTGGCGATGAGTTCGCGCAACCGTTACCTCGACGCCGGGCAACGACAACAGGCCGGACAATTGTATGCCAGTCTCGAGGCTTGTTGTGCACGTCTGCAGGCGGGTGATCGTGATATAGCCAGGCTCGAAGAGCAGGCCGTGGTCGCACTGCAGGAAGCCGGTTTCGAACCGGATTATGTCAGTGTCCGCCGGGCGGCTGATCTGGGGTTGCCCGGCAGCGCCGATAGGGACCTGGTCATCCTGGCCGCGGCCGGCATGGGCCAGGCCCGTTTGATCGATAATCTGCGCTGTCGTCGTTAA
- the panD gene encoding aspartate 1-decarboxylase, which translates to MHLTMLKCKLHRACVTHSELEYEGSCAIDGHLLETAGIREYEQIQIYNVNNGERFTTYAIRAEEGSGIISVNGAAAHKADPGDRVIICSYVTLNQQELVNFQPTLVYLDENNAITHTRNTIPVQVA; encoded by the coding sequence ATGCACTTAACGATGCTTAAATGTAAGCTCCACCGGGCCTGCGTCACACACTCTGAGCTGGAGTACGAAGGCTCGTGTGCGATTGACGGGCATCTGCTGGAGACAGCAGGGATCCGTGAATACGAGCAGATCCAGATCTATAACGTGAACAACGGTGAGCGCTTCACGACCTATGCCATTCGTGCCGAAGAGGGTTCGGGCATTATTTCCGTCAATGGTGCGGCTGCACACAAGGCCGATCCGGGTGATCGAGTGATTATCTGTAGCTATGTCACACTAAACCAGCAGGAATTGGTGAATTTTCAACCAACCCTGGTGTATCTCGACGAAAACAACGCGATCACCCATACCCGAAATACAATTCCTGTTCAGGTTGCCTGA
- a CDS encoding sterol desaturase family protein, which translates to MNEFVMTNEKVIRLSAFIGVLTLMAIWEIIAPRRALTVSKLVRWVNNLGLVFFNSFILYLVFPVAAVGLAAFAQENGWGLLNYYDVPFAIAAIIAVVALDFIIYLQHVLVHAVPALWRLHRVHHADLDYDVTTGSRFHTLEIILSMLIKFATIIVLGPPLIAVVIFEVILNVMAMFNHGNVGLPKTVDRVLRWFVVTPDMHRVHHSVEDDEANSNFGFNLSLWDRLFGTYREQPRAGHEGMTIGIHKFRTTKEASWLPGMLLLPFKGKISDYAINRRQWDDSDEK; encoded by the coding sequence ATTAATGAATTTGTGATGACGAATGAAAAGGTGATTCGTCTTAGCGCCTTTATCGGTGTATTAACGCTAATGGCTATTTGGGAGATCATCGCCCCCCGACGCGCCCTCACCGTATCGAAGCTGGTTCGGTGGGTGAATAACCTGGGACTGGTGTTTTTCAACAGTTTCATCCTCTACCTGGTGTTTCCGGTAGCCGCCGTCGGTCTGGCCGCCTTTGCCCAGGAAAATGGCTGGGGTCTATTAAATTATTACGATGTGCCCTTTGCCATTGCCGCGATCATTGCCGTGGTTGCACTGGATTTCATTATTTATTTGCAGCACGTACTGGTGCACGCGGTACCTGCCCTGTGGCGTCTACATCGGGTACATCATGCTGACCTGGATTACGATGTCACCACCGGCTCACGCTTCCATACACTGGAAATCATCCTGTCGATGTTGATTAAGTTCGCGACAATTATTGTGCTTGGGCCACCACTCATCGCCGTGGTGATCTTTGAGGTGATACTGAATGTCATGGCCATGTTTAATCACGGTAATGTGGGTTTGCCAAAAACCGTCGACAGGGTCTTACGCTGGTTTGTGGTGACCCCGGATATGCACAGGGTGCACCACTCTGTCGAGGATGATGAGGCAAACAGTAATTTCGGTTTTAACCTTTCGCTATGGGATCGCCTGTTCGGTACCTATCGTGAACAACCACGTGCCGGTCATGAAGGTATGACGATTGGCATTCACAAGTTCCGTACCACCAAAGAGGCCTCATGGTTGCCGGGTATGTTGTTACTGCCTTTCAAGGGCAAGATCAGCGACTATGCGATCAACCGTCGTCAGTGGGATGATAGCGATGAAAAATAA
- a CDS encoding Mut7-C RNAse domain-containing protein, whose translation MKHAIFHFHANLNDFLSAEQVDKAIPYQFSGRPAIKDAIEAIGVPHTEVAVILVNGDAVNFSYGLYDGDDVHVYPHAEHPEVARQYLHALLPTGQPAFVLDVHLGKLARYLRTAGFDTLYSSDDMGDASIADIAEGQGRIVVSRDIGLLKRSRIRYGYWPRQTEARAQFRELVSHYKLKPLFRPFSRCPQCNGEVGAVDKARVSDSLPGKVASDPLLEDFVQCHDCGQVYWRGSHYTHMQHFFDSV comes from the coding sequence ATGAAGCATGCAATATTTCATTTCCACGCAAACCTCAATGACTTTCTGTCTGCGGAGCAGGTCGACAAGGCCATCCCCTATCAATTTTCTGGCCGACCGGCGATCAAGGACGCCATCGAGGCGATTGGCGTGCCGCATACCGAGGTGGCCGTAATACTGGTTAATGGGGATGCGGTCAATTTTTCATATGGACTGTATGATGGCGATGATGTGCACGTCTATCCACATGCTGAACACCCCGAAGTTGCCAGACAATATTTGCATGCTTTGTTGCCGACGGGGCAGCCAGCGTTTGTACTGGATGTTCACCTGGGCAAGCTGGCACGTTACCTGCGAACAGCTGGCTTTGATACGCTCTACAGTAGCGATGATATGGGGGATGCAAGCATTGCGGATATTGCGGAAGGGCAGGGGCGGATCGTCGTCAGCCGTGATATTGGGCTGCTTAAGCGTTCCAGGATTCGTTATGGTTACTGGCCCAGGCAAACTGAAGCGCGCGCGCAATTTCGTGAACTTGTCTCACACTACAAACTGAAACCCTTATTCAGGCCATTCTCACGTTGCCCGCAGTGCAATGGTGAGGTCGGGGCAGTAGATAAGGCAAGGGTCAGCGACAGCCTTCCTGGCAAGGTAGCAAGTGATCCATTATTGGAAGACTTTGTTCAATGCCATGATTGCGGACAGGTCTACTGGCGGGGCTCCCACTATACTCACATGCAACACTTCTTCGATAGTGTTTGA